The Amblyomma americanum isolate KBUSLIRL-KWMA chromosome 5, ASM5285725v1, whole genome shotgun sequence genome window below encodes:
- the LOC144135129 gene encoding uncharacterized protein LOC144135129 produces the protein MAGAVPAILFVSLAFMCRLKPSSAACDAGGGRLHDAAKALVANFPSEHYSDLNRESDWFPGVTLTRVKLSGLHECEILGPVQGYCRESEEMAQVELHCASLSATVGWSMCSGRNGTLISELRYARLSLEFFAEGSEGEGSVKLRSAGTVAPSAVTGATLQLTGTSEFLNRTASTVAATFSETLREFWLVTLPGHVLEVLHSKKRQ, from the exons ATGGCGGGCGCAGTTCCAGCCATACTGTTCGTCAGTCTGGCCTTCATGTGCAGACTTAAACCGTCAA GTGCTGCGTGCGACGCCGGTGGAGGAAGGCTTCACGATGCTGCGAAGGCGTTGGTAGCGAACTTTCCCTCGGAGCACTACAGTGACCTCAATCGAGAGTCGGACTGGTTTCCTGGTGTGACCTTGACCAGAGTGAAGCTTTCTGGACTTCATGAGTGCGAAATACTCGGACCTGTCCAGGGTTACTGCAGGGAGAGCGAAGAAATGGCTCAG GTGGAGCTGCACTGCGCGTCGCTCTCGGCAACCGTCGGCTGGAGCATGTGCAGCGGCCGCAACGGCACACTGATCAGCGAACTCCGTTACGCCAGGCTGAGCCTCGAGTTCTTCGCGGAAGGCTCCGAGGGCGAAGGTAGTGTCAAGTTGAGGTCAGCAGgaacggtggcgccatctgctgtGACAGGCGCCACCCTTCAGTTGACAGGAACCAGCGAGTTCCTCAACCGGACAGCGTCTACCGTGGCTGCCACTTTCTCGGAGACGCTGAGAGAATTCTGGCTGGTGACTCTACCGGGACACGTGTTGGAAGTTCTGCACTctaaaaaaagacaataa